A segment of the Cololabis saira isolate AMF1-May2022 chromosome 3, fColSai1.1, whole genome shotgun sequence genome:
tgttgttgctgtgtttttgttttgttctttgttttttatataaGTTCCTCAGTTTCACCATGGTCCTTATTTCTcttgttttatttctcatttcatTTAGCTACTTATCTATTCATTATTTCTTGTacttgtctgtttttgttttatttctgacttgGGTAGATTGGGTGGGTAGGGAGGGATGAAAGATAATACAGGGTTGTTGGAAGCCGTTCTGGCTTATGTTAAGATTTCTGATGTTTACTATCCTTGTAGCACCTACTACTCAACAACTACCAATGGAAACGCCTTGTcacattgaattgtttattgactgtatgtgaactgaaaaaaaacaaataaaaacatttgtaaaaaaaaaaattaaataaaattgcaaagtatagtatatatacagtaaacatgcaggacaggggaccagggttgaagacccctgcagTAAAGTAAatattacacacacatacacaaacgcacgcacgacTGTTGGCAAAACATTATTATTGCTtcccacggatattgtaccatcgAATTGGTCTGTCAGGAGTTTGGAGACCAAAAGAACACCTCAGACTCTTTTTCTTTGGACAATTCCTcctacctgtcaagttttggatttagaaATACGGAACATTTTCCGCCACtatcccaccagcccaaccgaggtccattattacattttaagacagatttaagggaaatccaaaataactacctgtcaaccacttacaaactacaattatgtgctcatagcctgataggccgacctttgttgacactgaaatgctgtggacactcctatgtatgtaattcctataatagagcctcaatgaaaacataaaggggaattaaagcacatttatttatcttaaatatttacagtttatatacacattgattgtcttcaagtgaaacatttagattttcttttgtcattttcacacatGTGGCTTTCTGGCATTCACTGATTGATGACAGACGCACGTGCCTTCCCTCATGAGAGACACTAAAATCTTAGTTACACATCTTTCAGAACGTgtaactgagccccatcctgctcctgtttaggaaagtaaattcagtttcccatttttagagatatttacacgaagtcttCGCTTTTTGGGCAGAAAGGCCTTCTCTCTCTTTACATCCATGCATCTCTCTGATTTGTTTCTGAGCCTAGTTCGCTCctgttgttgccactaaccttgtgagaactgccaccccggctacagcagggggcagttctcacaaggctagtgacaattaagtttgcagtttaaaaatgattataggggcacggtggcgcagcaggtagtgcagctgtctcacagcaagaaggtcctgggttcgattcccgccggggacgctgtgggcgctgaagtgcgtgttagttcccccatgacttcagtgcccacaccctgggtggggttggtgaaaggatctttctgtgtggagtttgcatgttctccccgtgttcccttgggtagctaatgtgagctaccctcacaaaaacatgcacacagtcctgggctacacatgccccctctggccaaccggggcgccagatggggtggggaggatccggccggaataacgtgatccttccacgcgctacatccggccggagaaaccccaccctgtttggtgaaaagatgcggcctgctcactcctcaggttaaggaggagacctgagctcagtgcagggccctccctgggttggtagaggatggcaatgcccaggactgttaggtaggagcactgggtgataaaatggggaaaaaaccgggataaaaaatataaaaaaaataaaataaaaaaaagattatattataaaacgggaaatttacgggaaaatactaatacgtgaggatggcgggaaagaggggtaaaatacggtaatttcttgagacttgacaggtatgcttCCTAAACTTAACAGCTACTATGGGGGAATGAGCATGTTTGGGGGTGAAATTGGTCTGCAAAAAGTGTCTATGTAGGtggcaattcaattcaattcaattcaattttatttatatagcgtctattacaacagaagttgtctctaggcactttccagagacccagaacataaactcccgagcaattattacataaacataacataaacaatggcaggtaaaaaactcccctagtgggagaaaacccttaagccaaacagtggcaagaaaaactcccctttaggagggaagaaaccttgagcaggacctggatcataaggggggggaccctcctgccggaggccagctgggtagagcaggaaaagagagaacagacagagaatgaataacagagaaaggagagcagACACAATGGCTACTGGTGCACTATAGGGATtattataaacagatgtagaatTGATGTATTATTTGGGCAAGTACCCAAATAATATTTGTGTAAATGCTAGGATGCAGGTATTGCCAACAGATCACATTGTAAAAAATGACATATATTGCTGCTTGGGATATATTGAGTGAGTGGTGACTCAAGGGaggctgggcctgggagtcatcACACAAGCAAGTTAGAAGGAGTCAAAGGCAAAGGACCCcgacagatggtgcagaaaaataTTTGGAGGAAGTAGGCCGATAAGCCAGGGCAGTAGCCATGAAGCAGCAGGGCAGCTGGACCCAGCGAGACAGTGTGCGAGAAAGATCTCTCAGTTGGAAAGACATCTGGAATAAAGCATGGCATCGGATAAAGTTCCTCCTAAGTTCCGTCAAAGATGTACTCCCATCCGCAACAAATCTCCAAAGATGGATATTGACTTAGGGCCTCCTACATGTGCAGGATCCCAACAAACTTGGAACACATTCTGTCATCCTGTCAAGCAAGTCTGACTGAGGGGAGGTTCAGGTGGCGTGATCAGGTGCTAGCGCGACTTGCTGATGGActggagaaggagaggaagcaAAAAGGAACTGAGGCCCAACACAAATGCTTCCCCTTCATTGGCTTTCTTGGGCCTGAGGACAATGCAGGCAAGGAGGACGGGTGAGGAGGGGTCCTCCGTATGGCAAAGGACTGGGAAATGAGAGTTTATCTCGGAAGCCAGACAGTGTGCTCTGGTCTTAAGCAAAAAGCAGATGGCCCTAATAGAGCTAACGGTACCCTTGAAGGAAAGGATTGACCGCGAGTTGGGGAAAATACCAGTCCCTCATCTTTGAGAGCCATCAGAGGGGGTGGAGATCCTCACCGAGGCAACCCTTAAGAACCTGGTTATTGACGTCTCAAAGCAGGCAGAGACAGAATCCAGTTGGCTGTGgcaaaagaggaatgagtggtgGCTGAACCAGGGTGGCAGAGGAGAGGGGGGTCGGAGCTGAATGAGGAAGACCTGAGGGGGCAGTAGTCAAGGGGCAACTTTACAAAAGAGCCTCCGTTAAGACTTTTGCTCacatgtctgggtaaagtttgacaacctattttttttgttagaacaaaTCTATAGAAGGAATTTTAGGGGTGTTGTCACCTTGAATTGTTTTGctggtgaccactagaggcaCTAGAATATTCAAGTTCTCAATTCAGGCATATGGTCAGTTTTGGTCAACCTGTACAATTTGTATGCATAATTGTGATTGAAAACATTGAGTAAAACATTGTATATCTAaggaaatagataaaacaatagtaaaaaagcctttatgaatcatattgtaatattttagccaatattggatacaaaatatcacttttttataaatgtttttgacACAGCTTGCCTTGCTAGCTTGCCTAGCTACCTAGCTGCTTAAATTAGCATAACATCCCGTTACTAGttagaatgcaaaaaaaaaagatgcttattatgtgtgtgttaaaaacgcctataaaaaagtcatattttttaaccaatattggacaaaatatagcaatacaatgttttatccatttccctaaatataaaatcttgaacattgaagattttgcatataaactatacattttgaccattattgTGACCATATGCATGAATTGAGTATTTGAATGTTACAGCGCCTCCATTGGTCACCAGCAAAAAaatccaagatgacaacacccctattattcctcctaggggttccttctaacaaaaaaataaggttgTCAAACTATAGCGTGAGCATAGTCATCAATCTTAGGGTttgccccctgactacagtaccAGGATGCTCCTTCTGCTgtcaagccccccccccccctctatatacagtatatacagtatatatatatatatatatatatatatatatatatatatatatatatatatatatatatatatatatatatatatatatatatatatatatatatatatatatgtgtggatGCATGCCTATATTAGGAGTGGTGAAACAACTAATTTATTCCATGATACGTGGCATGTGTTGATGCCCGGGGCAGCCACACGAGATATTGAGCTTGTGAACTCAGTAGGTGAGGGTGCCTAACTTCCAGCGCTCGTCGCTTGCCTATCAACGTGGACTTGCTGTTtgaatttgtttaaatgtttgcCGATATATAGATATCTGGCTAAGTAATAAAAGGCTACAACATGTCTTATCTGCTGCATTTTCATTGACGTTGAGTGTACTGAAGTTTTTCCTGTAAGTCCCCACTGTGACATTTAGTTGTTCCtgctgcttataaaagccttttTTGCTGCAGCTGGGAACTGAGAGGATGTGACAGCTGGATGAGGATGAGATGCAGGTAGGTGATCAACCCTGACACTGCTCGTATCTGAAAACAGAGCACAAAGACAAACTTGCTTAAAAATCTCCTGTTCCCCCAAtctcttttattttccttttcacatAAACATAGAAAAGCCATGCAACAAGAACACACAGGCGAAAGAGCACTGCCTGTCAGAGCATGGCGTGATATTAAGCCACAGTGTCAGAGTGATGTTCAGGTTGGTGTGATTGGTGAGTATGAGAAGAATGCCAGGCACAGAtaagtgtacacacacacacacacacacacacacacacacacacacacacacacacacacacacacacacacacacacacacacacacacacacacacacacacacacacacacacacacacacacacacacacacacacacacacacacacacacacacacacacacagctcaacATACAAAAGCACATGCAAGTGATGCAAGTCTTTTTGCTTACCGCTCCAATTCCTTATAGACATCATCCTCTCCTCTTGGCTTCAAATCCTGGCATGAAGAAGTAAACGGGGAAGGGAGATAGAAAGAGGTAGTGTAGGACAttgaagagaaggaaaaaaaaagtggtgcTTAGGTAAGATTTATGTCCTTCTATTGTGTAATGAGGTTGGTTTGTTAATACTGCTAATGTAGGGGTGACTTCTATAGGGAATGGGTTTATCTGAGAGACGGTTGCTATACTGGAGGGGACTACAAGTGTGAAGGAAGACATATCAGCTGACAGCTTAAGGAGGGGGCAAGAAACAAAATGGGACTCTGTTTGTACCAATGGATGTGTGCATTAGAGCTCCTCAAAGAGAGTCATATGCAACGTGCATGTGTGCACAGGGGGACAACACAATAACTCACCATGTAGACTGAACCCTGGGGAGGAGCCTATTGGGAAgggaagagagagaggagaaaaaacAGGTTAAATGAACAACAAGTGACAGAAAGGGAGGGACAGTTGAAAGGAGGAAAAACAGAGACGACGCaagcaaaatgtaaaaaaaaacaaaatgttctgTGGAGACAAGTCAGTGAATAGGGAGAGTGAAGGGTGAAGGAAAGGAAATGAACAACAAGTGACAGAATGGGAGGGAGAGCTGAAGggaggaaaaacagaaacagaggAGGGAGGCAAATTGGGAAAATAAAAGCAGTGTGGAAGAATGAAGGCTGAGGAACAAGAAGTGAACAAAAGGAGAGCGATGTACTTGAGGGAAGAAGTGGGGAATGGCAAAAAAGGAGAGAGGGAAATGAATCACTGGGCATTTGGTTACTGAAAATCTTTAAATTCATCACCTGTCTGATATCCTCAGGATTCTCATAGATGTTCTCTGCTTCACCCGAATGCACAGACAGAGACTGCTCAATACCTGAGTACAGAAAGATAGAGTCTCACAGACAAATgtgcgctcacacacacacacacggacacacacacttatCTGCAGAGGGAGGGGGATGTTGGGAGCAGATTCATTACAACAACCCCAGAGGATGTCACGGCCCACATCACTCAGTGGCAGCCGACAGGGGCCGAAGATGGACTGAACACGGAGAGCTGTCAAAAAAGAAACTGCCGGAAGACTCACCGCGATCAGAAATGTGTTTCTGTCTCCATAGCAACACACCGACAGCTGCAGCAACCAGGGGCACCAGGAGTAATAACGCAAAGAGAGAAGGGGGCATGGAAGAGGTGACACGctctacaaaaacaaaaaggaaaaaaagagtatAGAGGACAAAAGTATGAATATTTCCAAGGGCAGTAATGATGTAAAACCTGTGGAGCGATGAATATTTCTTGGGTAACATGTAGGCTGTCCAGAATCACATTGGAGTTTGTTCACAGTTTGCACTTCTGTTTAGGTCAAGAGGGTGCAACCTTTTCTCTACGAGGAATCTTTAAACTATACTTCTAGACATCTTGTACTAAGAGTTTCCTCAACATATTACACGCTTTTGCATCATACTGCTGTCAGTCACAGACAATGGGTGCAGCGAAAGATGGCGAGGAAATCTTGTTTTTCTCAGGCAGCGTGAACAGCCTGTGGACACACTCAGTGGAACTGGATTCGGCATATCTTCAGTCTAGTTGTAAAGCTGTCCGTCTGAAACTCGGATGAAAGGAAGAACTGTATAGATATCACTGAGATCAGATCTCTCCAGATTATTACACAAAGCGCCGACAAATCAAAAGTGCTGTTCACAGATACTCCGtttgctttttttaaacatgtaaaatccagatttttgcAGTTTTGTGCTCTCTTGACATCTAATTCCAGCATCGAGCTACCTCTggaaaaaaactcaaaactcGATCAATGCAGTATTGAAAAACTGTTGTAGACTTTCAATTTTGTAGGTGAAGCACATGTATGTGATCAGATGTGTTTGCATAATGAAGATGACACCAGCCTTGCAAAACACAGCTCCAGGGTGACACGGGAAGCAGGAGGGAGGTGCCTATATTAGCGTTATGATGCTGTCTGCTCACTGCTCTTGGAACAGAAAAACGTCAGAGCTGTCAGACATCTTTGGGTTATGTAAGACAGCAATAAGAGGTGACAGAACATCAATACTGAACGAAAGCTCTATTAataattctgtttttttctgtatgctGCTTGTGAGGTTACCTAATGGGCAGACACCTCACTAAAGTTCACTCTCACATAAACTCTGAAACTTATTTtgctgaaagaaaaaagagattaGCCCTTAGGTCTCATCCTAACCCCAATGTCACACCTTTTCTCATACTTCAAAATTATCAATCACTATGTGCTGTGTAAGGTATAATTGAttggcgagtgtgtgtgtggaggtggTTAATGGAACATTGTGGTGAGATCCGACCCCAGGACTGCCCTGCACTGTTCTCCAGGCCAGCTTTAACGCATGGATTATGTTAATTGAGTGCAGTGAAGTGAGGAATAAATACCCCCAGTTTCTGACTGCCGTATCAAAGCTTTCTCTCCTCCTGTCTCTTCCTGCATCTGGTACTTCCTCCACACCTCGTCTATTTCATCTCAAATGAGTTAGAGGGTGATTTATATCATTGCGATTGTAGAGGAGGATGGCGGATAGGAACGAGACCAAAGAGCCGCTTGAATGCTTTGCAAAGGATGGGCAAACTGAGGAAAGCACATGATTGCAGAAAATCTCTGACATTTGAAGTATTTTGTGTGCTGCTGAGCACAATGATTGCTTCAATTTTGCATTCCTTGTACTATAGCGTCGATAAAAGAAATTCTATTATCCGGTGTTGTTTTAACTTCTACAATTCATGCTTTCCTGTGAGATTTGGCTTCCAGTGCGCTGGATATTGCAAATATGATGTATTTTCTCTTATTTGGTTTTAAAGAAACTTGTTTCTATTCTCTCACATAGATAAAGCTGCGGGAAAAAATATCCCACAATCTCCAGATACCTCCCAAAGAAATACTTGACTTATAGTTACATTATTAATTATTTAGCCATTACTTTTTTGTGTGTCGTCTTGCATATGTGCAGTGTTTATGTAGCCTGAACACATTTCAGCAATATTATATAGGTCAGCCAGCACTCGTATTATTTAAACTTCATATTGTGCTCAGTCTAAATTCCTCAAGATATGCTGGAAACATGAAATATTTGTCACTCACTAaacacaaaatatatatttttttcactttGTCCATCCTCTGAAATCAGTCAACATGTTGCTGTCCCTTTCCCTCTCCTAATTTTTACCACTTTCATCATCTTCCctgtacattattattattcccaACCACCAAAGCACATTAGAGTCAGCTCTGAGCCCCTCAGCTGTAGTAATGTGTTGGGGTATGGGAGGACCTTATCGTTTCCAAGTGATCCAGCCAACTGTCGTCCTGTGCTCTCCCACAGTCACCAATACAATAAGCTTGAATAATTTATTTCTTGTGAGGTGAGATGTCCTAAGGTCTTTATATCCTCATATTAGCTGCATGAAGATCATGAGAAAAGGGTAGcctttatattttaatattttatagaTGGAGAGCCTGGATGTATCATGACTTTGCAGGATGTTTAAAATGAGAATTTGACATATAAATGGAAGATTTAAGCTACTGGATTTTATCACAACTTCTTTTTATACAGAAATTGGAGTGTGACCTCTTGAGCTACATTAAGAAAGTATAACATATGGTGTCTGTCAGGGGCATTTTCCTCTGTTAACCACAGGATTTCTGGCATATGAACTGGCCTGAGGTTGGCTTTAATACACCATGGAACGCTTCACGAAGCACATATCTGAGAATTATCCACATTAACGGTTCATTATCCTCACCAAGTTGACAGGaagtctgctctgtccctcttgcaactaatataacattatttcgaccccccccaccccagaaAAGTAAGAAGTCTTTGGGAAACCATGCAAAATCTCCCACCTTTAGTAGGCACTGTGATAGTTTGCTTTATCCGGATGACCTGGCCATTTTTCAGCTTCAGCGTGCAGGTGTAGTTTCCTGCCACATCGGGGGTGATGGGTAATGGCAGGGTGGTGGTGACTCTCCCTGGGCTGCTGGATGACAGCTGCAGCCGGCGACTTTTGTTGTGATGTTTCCAGTCAACACTTTGAACCTGGGAAAGCTCCGAGTACAGACACATCAACTCCAAGCTAGAGGAACGATGGCTGGTTTTTACTGCAAGAAGTGAAAGAAGTGCAGCCGGACACACATGTTTAAAAGGgatgaaacaaatgaaaagaaacaagaaagaaGGGTAAGTTGGAAAAAACGACAGCGAAGAGGgacaataaaaaagatgtacaaGATGGGAAAGTGAGTCAAACGGTAGTGCGTGAATACAGAAAAGGGCAAGGACAGATAGAGAGTAACAAGGGAAAGtgatataaaaacaaagaacaattcAGAGAGGGgtgaaaataatatattttcattAAAGTGATTTGCTAGTAATGCATTGGGTGACTGTGACTGATGCTTCGTGTCTCATCAAACTGTAATGAGAATCCATCTGGGTGTAATCAAGCTCCACAGAagcccaccacacacacacgcataaaaacacacatgttTCAGCCTTGATtagtgtgatcagtgtgggccACCCACATCCTTGGTTGGAGGGCAGCAGGTATAATCAAACATAATGATACTTATAATGAGGTGGGGTAAAAATATGTGTCACATGACTGGTGAGCGGGTGGatatgtgtgagtgtttgtaaTGGGGGCAGATGTGTGAAGCAGGTTGACAGTGACAGTGACAGATCGACCGGTCATGTCTGGGCAGCTGTGATGGATGCTGCTGGGACTGTGATTAGTAAAGCCTTCCAAGGCCACCATGACAGgcttttgtatgtgtatgtgtatatatatatatatatatatatatatatatatatatatatatatatatatatatatatatattgacgaGTGTGTGGGTGGAAATGTGTACTTCTGCAAAGGAGGAAGTTTACCCACAGGGTACTCAACAAGTGCTCAGCtaatttcttttcctcttttaatTTATGAATCAAATAAATGTTCTCTTTTGAGAGCTATATAGTGTATTAATTTAATAATGTGACATTATCTCAATGGCTGTGGGACATTTTCTCTTCGTTCATTTGGCTCTGTCAGTGTCTGAGCAATGAGCAATGTCCTGAAGCTGATAAGAATCTAATGTTTTGCCCAAGGACAGTTCAGCGGGGCAAATGATTGCCAAAGTACCTCAAGAGACATGTGTGGTTTCTCTGATTATTGGAAAGCACACTCAATGCTTCTGTGCTTATTTTTCCCACCCCCTGCACATACTTTAGTTTATTACATTCCACATTTtatggatttcttttttctccacttCGATGCATAATGTTGAATAAGAGGGTCCAAATCCCTCTCATGTGCACTATGTATTATGCTGGAACAAGGTGATGGTTACCTTAGCATTAACTACAGAAAAGGAAGAATCTGCACAGCTTGAATAGTATGAATTGGTATAATATTTAGTTAACTACAGTATGTTTAATTTGTTTCAATTCATGAATATTAAGTTTTAAAATGTGTACTTTGAAGGAACATTATATGTCAACCATAATTTAACTGTGTTTTAAAGAACACCAGCAGGGTACATTGACATCAAGCAGTCAGAGTGATGTTGCCCGGTAACCACCAAATATGCACAGAATGAGGCTGGTTTCAGAGAGGCATTTTAGGATCATCTGCAGTATTAGTTTGGCCTAAATCTTGCTATTTTATTACTATAATGCATGGAACACAGTATACCCACAGACccgtgttgtcatggtaacacaCAGTGGCACTtgctgaaaagaaaaacacaaaatcattcCTCATCATTTGTAACTTGTCATTCAAATGTTTGAGGGAACAATAAGATGGgagagttttttttatatattgctACAAGAAGCGGCAAATTGAATGTGACTCCAATTTCTATTCTTTGTATTATTACATTCTCTGAAGAATTTTATTGCAATCTATTTGGGGTTGGGCccggtttttactttttaaattgtacaatttttaaacatgtaaagtACTTTGTGCTACATATATGTACGacaagtgctttataaataaggtttgattgattgactgaAGTAGACAGTATGAGTCCAATATAGTTCTAATTTTGTCTCTTCATTTCCTGCACTTCAGTTTCATTTCATGTGCCAATATATATTCATTAGTGCATTTCAGatcttcaaataaaaaaaactatgttGGGATGGAGCTATTTACGGCTAATAATGACCTTAAAataagatcaaataaaatacagatgTTGTGTTATTCAAAATGTGTATTCTATGaaaaattcaattcatttttattacCCTCCAGCACACAGTTTTATTATAGACTAGTGTGCAAGTCTCAACTTGACATGGCAGATGGCACTGCATCAACAATGATCATTCATCAGTAGCATGATACAAGCGAGGGATTACTTTGGAAAACCCTTGTCAAGCACTGCAATATGGAGCTGCATTCAGATACCGTGGAAACTTTGTTGTACCAAAAAAAACCCTTATGTTAATCTTATCCAGAGGCAACATCGATGTCGTAGGTCACTGAGGCATTTGAGAGTGACCTAAAAGCCTCTAATGAAAACTTGTACTTTGGTCAAGCAAATCAATATTTTACATCtgggttttttggggggatAAAATAGCCATGTACTCTACAATAAAGAAGATAAAAGAGCATCCAGCTCTTATCAGCAATACATTTAAAGGTCAGGGTATATGATGGTATGGGGTGTTATTAGCACACCTGAAAAAAGAGGATTCACATTTCTTTCATGATGGCAATAAAGTAGATCGACATTTTAAAGTAACATATGTTCCCTTCTAAATTGAATACTTTTGAAGATTTCCATCCATTTTTCAACAAGACAATGGAAAACTACATTCTACACACGTGACTGAGGAAGGGTTTTGGGTATCCAACAAGTCTGCCTGCAGGTCTAACCTGGCCCCAATTGTGAATGTGTGGAAAATTCTGAAATACCAAATATGTCAACCTTCACTGTTGCACACCATGAGCAATTTTTTGCTGGAAGAATAAGACATAATAACATTGAAACATTGCAGAAAAGCTGTTTGACATATTTTGATTATTCTAAGAAGGAATGAAAACATCATAAAGTTATGAAAGCCTTTTGTAATGTGCTGCAGACCTGAAACACAGGATGGATAAAGAAAACTGAGACATGCAAtgaagtttaaaaaacaaaccatgAACTGCATAAACTATTTTGTATAGAAGTGTAGAACTGCCaccatctttaaaagaaaattagAGACATCAAGTTATAATGTGAAATGTTAATGTTCTAAcaatatattttttacatttatacaaTATCTTATCTTGTTATTACAATATTTCTTTCATGTTTGAATAATATATCATtacgttattacaatatatatatatatatttatgacatcacaacaaaaaaatgacattatatatatattatatatatatatatatatatataatggcaatataatataaatataacaatataatataatataatataaatattatataataaaatataatatttatattgtaaTAATGTGATCATACATGGTACAACTGTAAAAAAGCTTTCGTTATGACTTGATAAACATGAATATTGTAATAACCTGATATCATattgttaaaacatgaaaaaccaTATTGTAATTACATGATAACATACTGTACAAACCTGAAAAAGATAAcgtgaaaaatacattttcacgtTATATCATGATAATGACTCTATTTTTGGCAGCTCTACGGTTCAATAACTTTACCTTAATCTGTCTTTGGAATTTATTTAGTTAGCATTTTCAACACAATCTTAATTCACAGTGCCCAAAGCATGTTAAACACGAGTTCTTAATCCAGGGAAAGTAATGAGGTCTACTCTAAAAACGCTTCATGTCTTCCAACAAGGAGGGCTAGACAAGCGCTGACACTTACACTGCTGCTTCAGCCAAAGATTAATTGTTAAAAACAGTGCctaattattatgtattaatgtACTCACTCTCCATGATTCATACACGTACCTGATTACCAAGACAAAAGAGAAGAGGGGCCTGGATCATGAATCCCTGATTACCCTGAAACTCAACCCTTGTTTCTTGACGCTAATCCACCTCCTACACCTTGACATTAATTTACACTTGTTATGACACCAATCCACCTCCTTTCATCTCTTTCCACCTCCTGACCCTCATGTCTACCTTTCAGGACGCTGAGTGTTGTCCACTGGCTGAAGGCGTTGTCATTCTGAAACACTTCACAGACGTAGAGGCCACCATCTTTCAACTCAGGGTTAAGTAGGAAGGAGAAGCTCCCAGCCTCTGCATTGTAGGGTGGGCCAGCCAGCTGGAACTTCTTGCTTTGCTCCGTCTGTAAGGTGGAACCCCTCCAGCGGTCATACTGGAACACTAACTTCATTTTGACGCGATTACTGGCATTTGGTGGAAGCCAGTATAGAAAGACATAGTCCCCCTGGACACTGGGACAGGTCAGGAGAAAGGATGCCTGAGCCTGAATGGCAGTGAAGATCCTTGGCCCTGCAGGTAGAAATGGAGACAA
Coding sequences within it:
- the g6fl gene encoding g6f-like, with translation MSAITARKRLTVTVVYQPHWDDLMVVEENKHTILGCHDTTVRGDISINWMVKSIGADEWKLVLSASEKNTFSGGSSKLSMRLIDSNFEDTGVFSLSFLPTKEDGGLYMCLVKKNAKKIKEKIILLAVLTVYIYPSSPVPQHSTLRLIARVSPDMAATNITWTAPGDIPIRSEKMPNTGTVAKLPQVNNADGGIFVCTVYPLSNSAKVWTADVNVAVAADKVASFTNITHRPRIFTAIQAQASFLLTCPSVQGDYVFLYWLPPNASNRVKMKLVFQYDRWRGSTLQTEQSKKFQLAGPPYNAEAGSFSFLLNPELKDGGLYVCEVFQNDNAFSQWTTLSVLKVKTSHRSSSLELMCLYSELSQVQSVDWKHHNKSRRLQLSSSSPGRVTTTLPLPITPDVAGNYTCTLKLKNGQVIRIKQTITVPTKERVTSSMPPSLFALLLLVPLVAAAVGVLLWRQKHISDRGIEQSLSVHSGEAENIYENPEDIRQAPPQGSVYMDLKPRGEDDVYKELERYEQCQG